From Homo sapiens chromosome 6, GRCh38.p14 Primary Assembly, the proteins below share one genomic window:
- the MCCD1 gene encoding mitochondrial coiled-coil domain protein 1 precursor, with product MVLPLPWLSRYHFLRLLLPSWSLAPQGSHGCCSQNPKASMEEQTSSRGNGKMTSPPRGPGTHRTAELARAEELLEQQLELYQALLEGQEGAWEAQALVLKIQKLKEQMRRHQESLGGGA from the exons ATGGTCCTCCCTCTGCCCTGGCTCTCTCGGTACCATTTCCTTCGCCTCCTTCTGCCCTCCTGGTCCTTGGCACCCCAGGGCTCCCATGGGTGCTGCTCCCAAAACCCCAAAGCAAGCATGGAAGAGCAGACCAGCTCCAGAGGAAATGGGAAGATGACGTCCCCTCCCAGG GGCCCTGGGACCCACCGCACAGCTGAGCTGGCCCGAGCTGAAGAGTTGTTGGAGCAGCAGCTGGAGCTGTACCAGGCCCTCCTTGAAGGGCAGGAGGGAGCCTGGGAGGCCCAAGCCCTGGTGCTCAAGATCCAGAAGCTGAAGGAACAGATGAGGAGGCACCAAGAGAGCCTTGGAGGAGGCGCCTAA
- the DDX39B gene encoding spliceosome RNA helicase DDX39B: protein MAENDVDNELLDYEDDEVETAAGGDGAEAPAKKDVKGSYVSIHSSGFRDFLLKPELLRAIVDCGFEHPSEVQHECIPQAILGMDVLCQAKSGMGKTAVFVLATLQQLEPVTGQVSVLVMCHTRELAFQISKEYERFSKYMPNVKVAVFFGGLSIKKDEEVLKKNCPHIVVGTPGRILALARNKSLNLKHIKHFILDECDKMLEQLDMRRDVQEIFRMTPHEKQVMMFSATLSKEIRPVCRKFMQDPMEIFVDDETKLTLHGLQQYYVKLKDNEKNRKLFDLLDVLEFNQVVIFVKSVQRCIALAQLLVEQNFPAIAIHRGMPQEERLSRYQQFKDFQRRILVATNLFGRGMDIERVNIAFNYDMPEDSDTYLHRVARAGRFGTKGLAITFVSDENDAKILNDVQDRFEVNISELPDEIDISSYIEQTR from the exons ATGGCAGAGAACGATGTGGACAATGAGCTCTTGGACTATGAAGATGATGAGGTGGAGACAGCAGCTGGGGGAGATGGGGCTGAGGCCCCTGCCAAGAAGGATGTCAAGGGCTCCTATGTCTCCATCCACAGCTCTGGCTTTCGTGACTTCCTGCTCAAGCCAGAGTTGCTCCGGGCCATTGTCGACTGTGGCTTTGAGCATCCGTCAGAAG TCCAGCATGAGTGCATCCCTCAGGCCATTCTGGGAATGGATGTCCTGTGCCAGGCCAAGTCGGGCATGGGAAAGACAGCAGTGTTTGTCTTGGCCACACTGCAACAGCTGGAGCCAGTTACTGGGCAG GTGTCTGTACTGGTGATGTGTCACACTCGGGAGTTGGCTTTTCAGATCAGCAAGGAATATGAGCGCTTCTCTAAATACATGCCCAATGTCAAG GTTGCTGTTTTTTTTGGTGGTCTGTCTATCAAGAAGGATGAAGAGGTGCTGAAGAAGAACTGCCCGCATATCGTCGTGGGGACTCCAGGCCGTATCCTAGCCCTGGCTCGAAATAAGAGCCTCAACCTCAAACACATTAAACACTTTATTTTGGATGAATGTGATAAGATGCTTGAACAGCTCG ACATGCGTCGGGATGTCCAGGAAATTTTTCGCATGACCCCCCACGAGAAGCAGGTCATGATGTTCAGTGCTACCTTGAGCAAAGAGATCCGTCCAGTCTGCCGCAAGTTCATGCAAGAT CCAATGGAGATCTTCGTGGATGATGAGACGAAGTTGACGCTGCATGGGTTGCAGCAGTACTACGTGAAACTGAAGGACAACGAGAAGAACCGGAAGCTCTTTGACCTTCTGGATGTCCTTGAGTTCAACCAG gtggTGATCTTTGTGAAGTCTGTGCAGCGGTGCATTGCCTTGGCCCAGCTACTAGTGGAGCAGAACTTCCCAGCCATTGCCATCCACCGTGGGATGCCCCAGGAGGAGAG GCTTTCTCGGTATCAGCAGTTTAAAGATTTTCAACGACGAATTCTTGTGGCTACCAACCTATTTGGCCGAGGCATGGACATCGAGCGGGTGAACATTGCTTTTAATTATGACATGCCTGAGGATTCTGACACCTACCTGCATCGG GTGGCCAGAGCAGGCCGGTTTGGCACCAAGGGCTTGGCTATCACATTTGTGTCCGATGAGAATGATGCCAAGATCCTCAATGATGTGCAGGATCGCTTTGAGGTCAATATTAGTGAGCTGCCTGATGAGATAGACATCTCCTCCTACA TTGAACAGACACGGTAG
- the ATP6V1G2 gene encoding V-type proton ATPase subunit G 2 isoform a (isoform a is encoded by transcript variant 1), which translates to MASQSQGIQQLLQAEKRAAEKVADARKRKARRLKQAKEEAQMEVEQYRREREHEFQSKQQAAMGSQGNLSAEVEQATRRQVQGMQSSQQRNRERVLAQLLGMVCDVRPQVHPNYRISA; encoded by the exons ATGGCCAGTCAGTCCCAAGGTATCCAGCAGcttctgcaagctgagaagcGGGCAGCTGAGAAGGTGGCAGATGCCAGAAAGA GGAAGGCCCGGCGACTGAAGCAGGCAAAGGAGGAGGCACAGATGGAGGTGGAGCAATACCGCAGAGAGCGAGAGCACGAATTCCAGAGCAAGCAGCAGGCG GCCATGGGCTCCCAGGGGAACCTGTCTGCTGAGGTGGAGCAGGCTACAAGGCGCCAGGTGCAGGGCATGCAGAGCTCCCAGCAGAGAAACCGAGAGCGTGTCCTGGCCCAGCTTCTTGGCATGGTCTGCGACGTCAGGCCCCAGGTCCACCCCAACTACCGGATTTCTGCCTAG
- the ATP6V1G2 gene encoding V-type proton ATPase subunit G 2 isoform b (isoform b is encoded by transcript variant 2) produces MEVEQYRREREHEFQSKQQAAMGSQGNLSAEVEQATRRQVQGMQSSQQRNRERVLAQLLGMVCDVRPQVHPNYRISA; encoded by the exons ATGGAGGTGGAGCAATACCGCAGAGAGCGAGAGCACGAATTCCAGAGCAAGCAGCAGGCG GCCATGGGCTCCCAGGGGAACCTGTCTGCTGAGGTGGAGCAGGCTACAAGGCGCCAGGTGCAGGGCATGCAGAGCTCCCAGCAGAGAAACCGAGAGCGTGTCCTGGCCCAGCTTCTTGGCATGGTCTGCGACGTCAGGCCCCAGGTCCACCCCAACTACCGGATTTCTGCCTAG
- the ATP6V1G2 gene encoding V-type proton ATPase subunit G 2 isoform c (isoform c is encoded by transcript variant 3): MASQSQGIQQLLQAEKRAAEKVADARKRKARRLKQATRRQVQGMQSSQQRNRERVLAQLLGMVCDVRPQVHPNYRISA, from the exons ATGGCCAGTCAGTCCCAAGGTATCCAGCAGcttctgcaagctgagaagcGGGCAGCTGAGAAGGTGGCAGATGCCAGAAAGA GGAAGGCCCGGCGACTGAAGCAG GCTACAAGGCGCCAGGTGCAGGGCATGCAGAGCTCCCAGCAGAGAAACCGAGAGCGTGTCCTGGCCCAGCTTCTTGGCATGGTCTGCGACGTCAGGCCCCAGGTCCACCCCAACTACCGGATTTCTGCCTAG